The following is a genomic window from Dermatophilaceae bacterium Soc4.6.
CAGACCGAGAGCTCGGGCTCGATCGCTCACCGGACGTTCCTGCGCCGACTCGCCCGCGTCTCGCCTCCCGGCGAGGTGCTCGAGGTCGGCAGCGCGCAGGGGCGCGACGCGGCATACCTCGAGCAGCACGGACGCAGGGTGCGCCGCACCGACGGCTCGCGCGCCTTCGTCGCGATGCTGCGGTCCCAGGGGCACGACGCCGACGTGCTCAACCTGCTCACCGACGACCTCATCGACACCACCCACGGCCCGTATGCCGCCGTGCTCGCCAACGCCGTGCTGCTCCACTTCACGCCCAACGAGCTGTCGCTCGTGCTGGCCAAGATCGCGGGGGCCCTCGTCCCGGGCGGGGTGCTCGGCTTCAGCGTCAAGGTCGGCGACGGCACCGAGTGGAGCGACCACAAGCTCGGGGTGCCGCGCTTCTACCAGTACTGGAGGGGCGAGCCGCTCCAGGAGCGGGTGGAGGCAGCGGGATTCGTCGACGTGGACCTCGAGCTCGACGACGGCGCACCCTGG
Proteins encoded in this region:
- a CDS encoding methyltransferase; its protein translation is MTIDDASADPALVPSTPTDSNARTLAVYEAHAEQYAEQTESSGSIAHRTFLRRLARVSPPGEVLEVGSAQGRDAAYLEQHGRRVRRTDGSRAFVAMLRSQGHDADVLNLLTDDLIDTTHGPYAAVLANAVLLHFTPNELSLVLAKIAGALVPGGVLGFSVKVGDGTEWSDHKLGVPRFYQYWRGEPLQERVEAAGFVDVDLELDDGAPWSWYFVVARTPG